The Synechococcus sp. BL107 nucleotide sequence TGCCACTCCTTCCGTCGAGAGTTGGTTGCACTGTCAGCCCGGTGGTCCCCTGCGTCTGGTGCGGCTGAAAGAGCGGATTTCAAAGCAGCATCTACCTCCGGTGCATGTGGTCGACATGCGCGATGAACTGGCCGATGGTCACAAGCGATTGGTGAGTCGTCCTTTGATGGAGCGCCTGGCGGCGCTTCCTGAGCAGGGTGAGCAGGCCGTGGTGCTGGTTCCGCGACGGGGTTACAGCCCGTTCTTGGGCTGTCGCAGCTGTGGGGAAGTGGTTCAGTGCCCGCACTGCGACGTGGCCCTAACGGTTCACCGAGGTCAGGGGGGGAAGCAGTGGCTGCGCTGCCATTGGTGTGATCACCGTGAATCGATGGAGACCCGTTGCAGCCACTGCGGATCAACAGCATTCAAGCCGTTTGGTGCTGGGACGCAGCGGGTGTTGGAGCTTCTCTCTGAAGAGCTGGAAGGCTTGCGTTTGCTGAGGTTCGATCGCGATTCCACCGGTGGCCGCGATGGACATCGCCGCTTGTTGGATCGTTTTGCGGCTGGTGAGGCCGACGTGCTGATTGGAACGCAGATGCTCGCCAAGGGTATGGACTTGCCTCGTGTCACCTTGGCGGCCGTCTTGGCTGCCGATGGATTGCTGCATCGCCCCGACCTTCGTGCTGGAGAACAGGCCCTGCAACTGCTTCTTCAGCTGGCAGGTCGTGCCGGCCGAGGGGAGAGACCAGGACAGGTGTTGGTTCAGACCTACTCCCCAGAGCATCCCGTGATTCAACACTTGGTGGATGGTCGATATGAACTGTTTTTGGCGCAAGAGATTGAGCTGCGCCGTGAGGCGGGCCTGGTTCCCTTTAGTCGTGCTTGTCTCTTGCGGTTGTCTGGAACATCGGCCAGCGCGACGGCCACTGCTGCATCGGTTCTTGCGGAACGTCTCAAGCCCCTATGTCAAAAGCAAAATTGGTGGTTGTTGGGGCCGGCTCCTGCCCCAGTTGCGCGAGTCGCTGGACGAAGCCGTTGGCAACTTCTTTTGCATGGGCCAGTGGGCTCTGCCCTACCTCTCCCGCCGGGGCAGGCGCTTTGGGAGGAATTGCCCCGCGGCGTTGCACTCTCCGTCGATCCTGATCCACAGCAGCTTTAGTTAGGCGGGTAGTTCAGGGAATCCGAAACCCAACTTGCGGCGAACCCCTTGCAAGAGAAGGCTGCAGCCCATCAACACCACAATTAATAAGCTGCCGAGTCCGAGAGGGCTCCATCGCCAGCGGGATTGATCGAGCTCGACTTGCTCACCGCTGTGCACGGTGTGCTGAATCTGGCCATGGTCGATCCGCAGATTGACTTCCAGTCCAGGGATGTCGGGGAGATGACGGAGATCAAGATTGAGGTGAAGGTGTTGTTCGATTCCGACCAACCAATTGCGTTCCACGAGGTTGAACTCGGGCGGCGGTAGCTGCTCAACCCCAGCGCTCCGTCCAGCCAGGGTCACCATCGTTTGCAACAGGAGGTTCAAGTCGCGGGACGATTGAACTCCAGGGGTGATTCGTTGACGGCCTGGGCTTGGGTGCTCGATATGGAGTTGAGGCAACTCGCGTCTCAAATTTTGCTCAAATCTTCTTTGCCATGGCATCGGCTGGTCGTTGATGCTCTGCACCTGCCAAGTGAGTTCCATGCGGTCTGGCCCGGTGAGTTCCAGATCGGCGTCAATCCGAACACAGCCGCTCAGTAAAAGGGTGAGGCCGGCCAGCACGGCGATCACGACGACGGCAAATCCAACGGCTGGAGCCCGTGTGGGCCCGGTGGGTGGTGGCGGTGGTGGCTTTGGTTTTCTGGAGCGGCGTTGGCTACTGACGGCTGGCGGAGATCCACCGGTTGCGGTGACCTCAAGCGGAGGCAGTCGCATGGTCCAGCTGTCGGGGCGCTCGAGGCTGGGCGCATCGAGAATGTTCACAAGCTGTTTGGCCTGTTGGCGCTTGTCCACATCACCGCTTCGGCTCAAAGCGCGGGCCATGGTCAATGCCTGCTCATTTTGGCCTTGACCCATCCAAGAGGTGATCATCAGGAAGCGCACCTGAGACCCTGCTGGGGTTGAGATGGGGTGTAGGTCGACCAGTGGAGTGAGCAGCTCTAGGGCTTGGCCATAGTCACCACGCTCTAAATGGGCATCCACGGCACGGAGGTTGAGCGACGGCTGGTCCTTTTTCACGCCTTGTCCCCCAGGTAGCCCCCGTAACTGTCTCGGTCGGCGAACATCGCCTTTCAGCCAGCTTTTTAAGCAGTTTATGGACCGCTTGGCTTGGTATGGAGGAGTGGATTTTTGTTGAGGATCGCGATCGATCACCTCTCAAGCATCTGCAATTTTTGGCCTTCTGAGGCCAGTGATGTCTTCACAGTGCAAGGTCTGATCTCGATAGTGTCTCGAGACAAATCGGTTCAACACGATGAAGCGTCATCCGAACATCGCTTTTTTTGGCGGAACTGTTGTGATTGCTTTGATGGTGCTTGCCGCGTTTTCAAACATGGCCGTGGCCGGTGGCTGTGCACGTAGCGGCGAAAGCAGCACGCTCAGTTCAGAGCCCATCGAACAAAAGCAAAAGCAAAACAGCGACGCTGATGCTTAG carries:
- the priA gene encoding primosomal protein N', whose protein sequence is MKSSEVCKLPLQPQRLVDVWLEAGRDGRSFSYRATAELGLQSGDLVRVRLRGRSMNGLVVSERELDSAGMENLQPVEALLQKAAVDPSWSHWLEQVALRCHLSSFRMVKAALPSGWLGQARSVGLAGARQFWWVQCVDSADVEHRPTPRQQELLDWLSKGGGGAWQKDLEAAGFGAGLLRPLERKGWIERTQRRWNGGATERSSHPLELPQSLKPEQAAAIEAYQALPKGAGLLLWGVTGSGKTEVYLQLAADELSKGRHVLLLTPEIGLIPQLVDRCRRRFGSRVVEYHSGCRDSEKVRGWRRCLDPDQPLVVVGTRSAIFMPLAPLGLVVLDEEHDSSYKQESPMPCYHARDLAMDRVVRHGARLVLGSATPSVESWLHCQPGGPLRLVRLKERISKQHLPPVHVVDMRDELADGHKRLVSRPLMERLAALPEQGEQAVVLVPRRGYSPFLGCRSCGEVVQCPHCDVALTVHRGQGGKQWLRCHWCDHRESMETRCSHCGSTAFKPFGAGTQRVLELLSEELEGLRLLRFDRDSTGGRDGHRRLLDRFAAGEADVLIGTQMLAKGMDLPRVTLAAVLAADGLLHRPDLRAGEQALQLLLQLAGRAGRGERPGQVLVQTYSPEHPVIQHLVDGRYELFLAQEIELRREAGLVPFSRACLLRLSGTSASATATAASVLAERLKPLCQKQNWWLLGPAPAPVARVAGRSRWQLLLHGPVGSALPLPPGQALWEELPRGVALSVDPDPQQL
- a CDS encoding DUF3153 domain-containing protein; its protein translation is MKKDQPSLNLRAVDAHLERGDYGQALELLTPLVDLHPISTPAGSQVRFLMITSWMGQGQNEQALTMARALSRSGDVDKRQQAKQLVNILDAPSLERPDSWTMRLPPLEVTATGGSPPAVSSQRRSRKPKPPPPPPTGPTRAPAVGFAVVVIAVLAGLTLLLSGCVRIDADLELTGPDRMELTWQVQSINDQPMPWQRRFEQNLRRELPQLHIEHPSPGRQRITPGVQSSRDLNLLLQTMVTLAGRSAGVEQLPPPEFNLVERNWLVGIEQHLHLNLDLRHLPDIPGLEVNLRIDHGQIQHTVHSGEQVELDQSRWRWSPLGLGSLLIVVLMGCSLLLQGVRRKLGFGFPELPA